The following coding sequences lie in one Nitrospira sp. genomic window:
- a CDS encoding efflux RND transporter permease subunit — protein MISHVFIDRPIRASVISIVVVVMGLLAMQFLPIAQFPEITPPVVQIDADYPGASAEVAAEAVARPIEVTLPGVDNLLYYESTSSSDGHVSIKLTFEIGTNPDIAQVQTQNREKLAEPQLPPEVVRQ, from the coding sequence GTGATCTCGCACGTCTTTATCGACCGACCGATTCGCGCGTCGGTGATCTCAATCGTCGTGGTTGTGATGGGGCTGCTTGCCATGCAGTTCCTCCCGATTGCGCAGTTTCCTGAAATCACCCCACCAGTCGTACAAATCGATGCGGATTATCCCGGGGCCAGCGCTGAGGTCGCGGCTGAAGCGGTCGCGAGACCGATTGAGGTCACGCTCCCCGGCGTCGACAACCTTCTGTATTACGAATCCACCAGCAGCAGTGATGGGCATGTGTCGATCAAGCTGACCTTTGAGATCGGTACGAATCCGGATATCGCCCAGGTCCAAACCCAGAACCGTGAAAAACTTGCCGAGCCACAGCTTCCCCCGGAAGTGGTCCGTCAAG